The genome window CGGATGCGAGTGTCAGCACCGCTAATGTTTTCCAGCGCATGGCTTTACTCATCCTTTTGGGCCAGGTCATCAAGCTTCAATTGCACACTACCTGCAGCGGCATCTGCAGGCAGTGCCTGCTGGGCTTTTTCATAGGCAGCACGCGCTTCGTCGGTACGTCCCAACTGCACCAGCAAATCACCCTTGAGCTCTTCACGGCCTGCCTGAAATGCCGGCTCAGCCGGGCCATCAAGCAGCTTCAATGCCTCTTCCGCATTACCCTGCGAGGCCTGTACCCGCGCCAGACGCTGACGGGCCAGCTCTGCCAGGGTAGCGTCTGCCGGCTTCTCGAGTACGCCTTGCAACTGGATCACGGCATCTTCCGGCTTGCCGGCTTCGACAGCCACCTTGGCCACCAACAGACTGCCGTACTGGGCGTACTGGCTACCGGCAAAATCTTTCTGCAGATTGCCGGCAAGGGCGGCCACCTGTTGCAGATCGGCCTGGCCATTGTCGGTGATTACACTGTCCAGCAGTTGCTGATAGAGCATCGAAGCGGTCTGGGCCTGATTGGCCTGATAGTTCTGCCAGCCCTTCCAGCCAAAAATCAGCACCAGCGCCAGAACACAGCCGGTCAGCAGTGGCTTGCCGTTACGCTGCCACCAGTCGCGGATCATCGCCAGTTCTTCTTCTTCAGTACGCGAGGTCACCCCATTACTCCTATAAATTTCAGCCGGCCGGCTTATTCCGGAACGGATAATAACTCGCCAGCCATGCAAACGGCTGACCCGAATACATTCAATGCTGTTTTAAACAGCCGGCCAGATACCCCGGCAAGTCCTGCCAGCTGACTGTTTGCTGCTGACCTTCGTCACGCAATGGCTTGACCCCCACCACCTGCCGGGCCAGTTCATCTTCCCCCAGCACCAGCGCATAACTGGCGCCGCTTTTATCGGCTTTCTTCAGCTGGCTCTTGAAACTGCCGGCCCCGGCATTGACCGCCAGGCGCAGACCGGCAACCTCATCGCGGAGCGTTTCAGCCAGCGTCAGTGCAGCCAGCTCGGCCGCTTCGCCGAAAGCGGCCAGATACACGTCCACTTGCCGCGCCAACTCGGCCGGTACCTTGTCGAGCGTCTCGAGCAGCAGAACCAGGCGTTCGATGCCCATCGCAAAGCCAACACCGGTGGTCGGCTTGCCACCCATTTGCTCGACCAGGCCATCGTAACGACCGCCAGCACACACTGTGCCCTGCGCACCCAGCTGGTCGGTTACCCATTCGAATACCGTTTTGCCGTAGTAATCGAGGCCGCGCACCAGTTTCGGATTGATCACGTAGGGAATACCCGCCGCATCCAGCCGTGCCCGCAGGCCGGCAAAATGCTCGCGGGAATCGTCATCGAGAAAATCCTCAAGTCGTGGCGCATCGACCAGCAAGGCCTGGGTTTGCGGAACCTTGCTGTCCAGTACCCGGAGCGGATTGCTCAGCAGGCGCCGACGGCTGTCTTCATCCAGCTGCTCACGGCGCGCTTCCAGATAAGTCACCAGGGCATCGCGGTAGACGGCCCGCGCAGCAGAGCTGCCCAGGCTATTGAGTTCCAGCGTCACCGCGTCGCGCAAACCCAGCAGACCCCAGAGGCGCCAGGTCAGGACAATCAACTCGGCATCGATATCCGGGCCGGGCAGATTGAACACCTCTACGCCGATCTGGTGGAACTGCCGGTAACGCCCCTTCTGCGGCCGCTCATGACGAAACATCGGGCCTATATACCAGAGCTTCTGCACCTGCCCACCGCCGCTGAGACCATGCTCCAGCACGGCCCGCACGCAGCTGGCAGTGCCCTCGGGGCGCAAGGTCAGGGAGTCGCCATTGCGGTCTTCGAAGGTGTACATCTCCTTCTCGACAATATCCGTCACTTCGCCGATAGAGCGCTTGAACAACTCGGTAAACTCGACGATCGGCATGCGAATCTGGCGATAGCCATAACTATCCAGCAGACCGGCAACCGTAGCCTCGAAATAGCGCCACAACGGCGTCTGCTCGGGCAGAATGTCATTCATGCCACGAATGGCTTGCAGAGACTTGCTCACAACTCTTCCTTAAATATTTGTTCAGCTGCGAACAATCAACGCAGCATCGGCAGCAAGTTTCTCCGCGGCCTTTTGACGAATCAGTTTTTCCAGCTCGGCTGCCAGATTCTCGTTACCGAGCTTGAGTGCCGGCTTGCCATCCAGATAGATCAGGTTGCTTGGCGTACCGCCGGTCAGGCCGATATGGGCTTCCTTGGCTTCGCCAGGGCCATTGACCACACAACCGATAACAGCCACGTCGAGTGGCACCAGCAAGTCTTCCAGACGCCCTTCCAGCTCATTCATGGTCTTCACCACATCGAAGTTCTGCCGCGAACAGCTGGGGCAGGCGATGAAGTTGATGCCGCGCGAACGCAAGCGCAGGGACTTGAGAATGTCGTAACCGACCTTGATCTCTTCCACCGGGTCAGCGGCCAGCGAAATGCGGATGGTATCGCCGATGCCCTCGGCCAGCAGCATGCCCAGGCCTACGGCTGACTTCACCGTGCCCGAACGCAAGCCGCCAGCTTCGGTAATGCCCAGGTGCAGCGGCTGTTCAATCTGTGTGGCCAGCAGACGATAGGCAGCGACAGCCATAAATACGTCGGAGGCCTTCACACTGACCTTGAAGTCGGGAAAGTTCAGACGATCCAGATGCTCGACATGCCGCAGGGCCGACTCGACCAGTGCTTCCGGGGTCGGCTCGCCGTATTTTTTCTGCAGGTCCTTTTCCAGCGAACCGGCATTCACCCCGATACGAATGGGTATGCCACGGTCGCGCGCAGCTTCAACCACCGCCTTGACCCGATCTTCCCGACCGATATTGCCGGGATTGATACGCAAGCAGTCAACGCCCAGTTCAGCCACGCGCAAGGCTATCTGATAGTCGAAATGGATATCGGCAACCAGCGGCACCCGCACCTGCTGCTTGATCTTGCCGAAGGCCTCTGCAGCATCCATGTCCGGTACCGAAACCCTGACGATATCCGCACCGGCATCTTCCAGCCGGCGAATCTGTCCGACGGTTGCCGCCACATCACAGGTGTCGGTATTGGTCATGCTCTGCACCGCGATCGGTGCATCACCGCCCACAGGAACAGAACCAACCATGATCTGACGGGAAACACGGCGTTTTATCGGGGACTCGCAATGCATGGTTAGTCAGACTCGATGAAGGTTTTTACGTGATTGGCCAGCAGCAATCCGCATGCCAGCCCGATTGCCGGCAGGCGGCAGCTACTGACCCAGTTTCAGCCGGGCGGTTTCACCGGTGCTGAAGGGCCGGGTATCGACCGGCTTGCCGTTGAAACTTACCTCGGCGCCGGAAGCAAAGCCCAGACGCAGCTCCACAGGCAGCTTGGCTACCAACCGGACATCCTCACCCGCGCGCTTGAGCGAGCTGAGCAACACCTTGCCACTGGCATCGGTAACCTGGGTCCAGCAGTTGGCGGTAAAACGAATGGACAGCAGCCCCTCGCCGGGACCAACCGCAACCTCGCTTTGCGTTCCCGCAGGCACTTCAGGCGTCGCCGCGGCGACTTCCGGCGCAGCTGCGGGCGGCGCCTCGGCCGCTGGCGGTGGTGGCGCAGCAGGCGCAACGGCGGCAGTTGCAGTCACTTCCGGCGCGGCAGGAGCCTCGGCTAGCGCAGCCGGCACACTGTCAGTGCCGGTTGCAACCGCGGCCTGTTCGGGAGCCGGTGTCGCAATTTCTTCCTGGGCCACCTCGACAGCCTGATCCTCCGGCTCGAGTGGATGAATCTGTGTAGTTCCATCCGCGCTTTCGACTTCGACCTGCTGAATCCCGCGGACCGCTACCAGTTCGTCGTTATCTGCAGCGCGATCCTGCCACCACAGGAAACCGGCCAGAATCAGCAGTGTCAGCACAGCAAGGCTCAGCATGCGCAAGAGGCCATGGGAAACCCTTGCAGGCTCCTCGACCCGGCCAAGACTGTGCACGCTGCTGCCCAGGGCGTCGCTGCCGGTAGCCTGATCATATTCACGCACCAGCAATTCCTGGTCCATGCCCAGCAGCTTGGCGTAGGCACGAATATAGCCACGCGCAAAGGTATGCCCGGGCAGGCGATCAAATGCGCCCGACTCCAGGTTCTGCAAGACGCTGTTCGGCAGATGCAGCGCAGTAGCTACATCGCCAAGAGACATGTTGCGCAGCTCGCGAGCTTTACGCAGGGTTTCGCCTGGCTGGCCGTGTATCGCCTGCCCGGCTTCAGATTGCTCGGCTGTCATTTTTTCTCCAACAGATACTGCTGATACTCCGGTGATGCCGGGTATAGACGTTTTAGCTGCAGGGCATCGCTCGCGGCAACATCGCGCTGCTCGAAAATCACGGCCAGACGAATGCCCAGCAACAGGCTGCGTGCATTCGAATCACCTACTTTGGTGAAACGGGTGTAGAAATCACGCGCCGGGACGTACTCTTTGGCCTCATAGGCCAGAATGCCTGACTCAAGCAGGGAGGTCGGCTGGGTAGGATCCAGCCGCAGTGCCTTCTGGAAGTAATGCCTGGCTTTGTCGGGCTGATTCATTTTCAGCGCCGTCAGTCCGAGGTTTTCAAAAACCCGGGAGCGGCCCGGGTACATGGTGTCTTCCCCGGCCTTCTGAAAATACTCACTGGCTTCTTCATAGCGTTTCTGGTCGTACAGAAAACTGCCGTAGTTGTTCAGAATCCGCGTTGAGCCATCACTTTCCGATAATGCGCGCCGGTAATATTTTTCCGCCAGCTCGGGTTCCATTTCAATCTGGAACACCATTGCCAGAGCGGCATTGGCATCGGCATTGGAAGGGTCCAGATCAAGGGCGTTTTTCAGGGGTGTCTTGGCACGCTCGGTGGCGCCTTGCTGCAGATAGCCGACACCCAGCTGCACATAAGCATCAACGGCCTTGGCCCGCCCGTCCTTGGTGTCCAGTGGATTGGTGTCGCCGGTGGTCACACAACCCGACAGGAAACCGGCAAAGATCAGAAAAATTGCAGCACGCAAGCTCATTCATGCACTCCCTAGCTTCGGTTGGCGGCAAGTGGCTCTTCTGCATCATCGGACAATTGCCGAACAGCAATATAGCGCTCACTTCGGCGGGTACGATCAGCCACCTGCCCGACCAGCTGGCCGCAGGCTGCGTCTATATCCTCACCACGCGTAGTCCGTACCGTAACATTGTGGCCGGCCTTGTAGAGTAAATCCTGAAAACGCCGGATGGCGTTATTGCTCGGGCGCTCATAACCGGAAAAAGGAAACGGGTTGAACGGGATCAGGTTGATCTTGCACGGAAAATCCTTGAGCAAGGCAATCATCTCGAGGGCATGCTCCGGCTGATCATTGACATCCTTGAGCAGGGTGTATTCAACCGTAAGGTGGCGCTTCTCACCCAGCCCAGCGATATAACGCCGGCAGGCTTCCAGTACGACGGACAGCGGGTACTTCTTGTTGATCGGCACCAGCTGGCTGCGCAATGCATCATTCGGCGCATGCAGGGACAGCGCCAGCGACACATCGGTCACCTCGCCCAGGCGGTCGATCATCGGCGCCACGCCGGAAGTGGACAAGGTGACCTTGCGCTTGGAAATCCCATAGCCCAGGTCATCCATCATCAGATTCATGGCGGCAACCACATTGTCGAAATTCAGCAGCGGCTCACCCATGCCCATCATCACCACATTGGTGATGGCACGGTCGACTTTCGCCGGTACGCTGCCAAACGACTTGTTGGCGATCCACACCTGGCCAATGATTTCGGCACTGGTCAGATCGCTGTTGAAACCTTGCTTGCCGGTGGAGCAGAAACTGCAGTCCAGGGCACAGCCGGCTTGCGACGACACACACAAGGTGCCGCGCCCGCCTTGCGGAATGTACACGGTCTCGACGCAACTGCCAGACGCCACGCGCACCACCCACTTGCGGGTGCCGTCAGTGGAAATATCCTGACTGACAATCTCCGGACCGCGAATCTCGGCAGTGGCCTTGAGCTTTTCGCGCAGGGCCTTGCCGAGATTGCTCATGGCGTCGAAATCATCGACGCCAAAGTGGTGAATCCACTTCATTATCTGACCGGCACGAAAGCGCTTCTCGCCCAGGGACTCGAAGAAAGCTTCCATTTCTGTCTGGGTCAGACCCAGCAGATTGATCTTGCCGGCAGATGTACTCATGGACTCAACCGCGCTTATCCGTATTAGCGGATGCGCGCACAGACCTCGGTAGCAGCAAAGAAGTAGGCGATTTCACGGGCTGCAGAGGTTTCGGAGTCCGAACCGTGCACAGCGTTCTCGTCGATGGAAACAGCAAAGTCAGCACGAATGGTGCCGGCAGCAGCTTCTTTCGGATTGGTAGCGCCCATCAGTTCACGGTTTTTCAGAACCGCATCTTCGCCTTCCAGAACCTGAACAATGACCGGACCGGAAGTCATGAATGCCACCAGATCCTTGAAGAAACCACGCTCGCTGTGCTCTGCGTAGAAGCCGGCGGCCTCGCGCTCGGACAGTTGCAGCATTTTCGAAGCGACCACACGCAGGCCGGCCTTCTCGAAGCGGCTGGTGATCTCGCCAATCACATTTTTGGCAACTGCGTCAGGTTTGATGATGGAAAAAGTACGTTGAACGGCCATTTGAAACTCCAGAAACAAGAATTAAAGCGAAAGATTTAACCTGCGAATTGTACGTGAATAAGTCCGGGAAGCGTAGAGCCGGTGATCTGCAGATCAATCCAGCTCTTCGATCCAGGCCGCCTGAATGGCCTCGAGAACCTTTTCACCACCGCGCTGCGGATCGTCGGAAAATTCCGGCAACTCGAGCACCCAGCGATGCAAGTCGACAAAATTGACAAAGCGCGGATCAACCTGCGGATGACGCTCCACCAGTTCGATGGCTATATCCAGAACATCTGCCCACATGAGAGCCATGACAATTACTCCTCAAGCCGAAAGTCAGTGCCCTTCGGAAACCTGGTTGATGGTATAGCGTGGAATTTCCACGACCAGATCGGTATCTGCCACCGCGGCCTGACAGGACAGGCGCGAGTTGGGCTCCAGCCCCCAGGCCTTGTCCAGCATGTCATCCTCAAGCTCATCGGAAGCTTGCAGGGAAGCAAAGCCCTCGCGAATCACCACATGACAGGTGGTGCAGGCACAGGACTTCTCGCAGGCATGCTCGATATGGATGCCATTGCGCAGCGCGGCATCCAGAACCGTTTCACCCGGCTCGGCTTCAAACACCGCGCCCTCCGGACAATGCTCGGCATTGGGCAGAAAGATAATCTGCGGCATCAGTTTACTCCTCGATTTCGTTCAGCCGGCGACCCGACAAGGCCGCTTTGACAGTGGCATCCATACGCCGGGCGGCAAAAGCATCGGTGATCTGCGAAAGTCGCTTGATCTGCGCTTCAATCGCGGCAGTATCCGGACCCGTTGCCAGTTGCCGCAGATCATCCATTGCCGCAGCGATGGCGATACGCTCATCCTCGCCCAGCAGGTCTTCACCATCTGCATCCAGGGCCGACTGCACGGCCTCAAGCAAACGCT of Pseudomonas pohangensis contains these proteins:
- a CDS encoding YfgM family protein; the encoded protein is MTSRTEEEELAMIRDWWQRNGKPLLTGCVLALVLIFGWKGWQNYQANQAQTASMLYQQLLDSVITDNGQADLQQVAALAGNLQKDFAGSQYAQYGSLLVAKVAVEAGKPEDAVIQLQGVLEKPADATLAELARQRLARVQASQGNAEEALKLLDGPAEPAFQAGREELKGDLLVQLGRTDEARAAYEKAQQALPADAAAGSVQLKLDDLAQKDE
- the ndk gene encoding nucleoside-diphosphate kinase, whose product is MAVQRTFSIIKPDAVAKNVIGEITSRFEKAGLRVVASKMLQLSEREAAGFYAEHSERGFFKDLVAFMTSGPVIVQVLEGEDAVLKNRELMGATNPKEAAAGTIRADFAVSIDENAVHGSDSETSAAREIAYFFAATEVCARIR
- the hisS gene encoding histidine--tRNA ligase, encoding MSKSLQAIRGMNDILPEQTPLWRYFEATVAGLLDSYGYRQIRMPIVEFTELFKRSIGEVTDIVEKEMYTFEDRNGDSLTLRPEGTASCVRAVLEHGLSGGGQVQKLWYIGPMFRHERPQKGRYRQFHQIGVEVFNLPGPDIDAELIVLTWRLWGLLGLRDAVTLELNSLGSSAARAVYRDALVTYLEARREQLDEDSRRRLLSNPLRVLDSKVPQTQALLVDAPRLEDFLDDDSREHFAGLRARLDAAGIPYVINPKLVRGLDYYGKTVFEWVTDQLGAQGTVCAGGRYDGLVEQMGGKPTTGVGFAMGIERLVLLLETLDKVPAELARQVDVYLAAFGEAAELAALTLAETLRDEVAGLRLAVNAGAGSFKSQLKKADKSGASYALVLGEDELARQVVGVKPLRDEGQQQTVSWQDLPGYLAGCLKQH
- the rlmN gene encoding 23S rRNA (adenine(2503)-C(2))-methyltransferase RlmN, with the protein product MSTSAGKINLLGLTQTEMEAFFESLGEKRFRAGQIMKWIHHFGVDDFDAMSNLGKALREKLKATAEIRGPEIVSQDISTDGTRKWVVRVASGSCVETVYIPQGGRGTLCVSSQAGCALDCSFCSTGKQGFNSDLTSAEIIGQVWIANKSFGSVPAKVDRAITNVVMMGMGEPLLNFDNVVAAMNLMMDDLGYGISKRKVTLSTSGVAPMIDRLGEVTDVSLALSLHAPNDALRSQLVPINKKYPLSVVLEACRRYIAGLGEKRHLTVEYTLLKDVNDQPEHALEMIALLKDFPCKINLIPFNPFPFSGYERPSNNAIRRFQDLLYKAGHNVTVRTTRGEDIDAACGQLVGQVADRTRRSERYIAVRQLSDDAEEPLAANRS
- the iscX gene encoding Fe-S cluster assembly protein IscX, producing the protein MALMWADVLDIAIELVERHPQVDPRFVNFVDLHRWVLELPEFSDDPQRGGEKVLEAIQAAWIEELD
- the pilW gene encoding type IV pilus biogenesis/stability protein PilW; its protein translation is MSLRAAIFLIFAGFLSGCVTTGDTNPLDTKDGRAKAVDAYVQLGVGYLQQGATERAKTPLKNALDLDPSNADANAALAMVFQIEMEPELAEKYYRRALSESDGSTRILNNYGSFLYDQKRYEEASEYFQKAGEDTMYPGRSRVFENLGLTALKMNQPDKARHYFQKALRLDPTQPTSLLESGILAYEAKEYVPARDFYTRFTKVGDSNARSLLLGIRLAVIFEQRDVAASDALQLKRLYPASPEYQQYLLEKK
- a CDS encoding RodZ domain-containing protein, with product MTAEQSEAGQAIHGQPGETLRKARELRNMSLGDVATALHLPNSVLQNLESGAFDRLPGHTFARGYIRAYAKLLGMDQELLVREYDQATGSDALGSSVHSLGRVEEPARVSHGLLRMLSLAVLTLLILAGFLWWQDRAADNDELVAVRGIQQVEVESADGTTQIHPLEPEDQAVEVAQEEIATPAPEQAAVATGTDSVPAALAEAPAAPEVTATAAVAPAAPPPPAAEAPPAAAPEVAAATPEVPAGTQSEVAVGPGEGLLSIRFTANCWTQVTDASGKVLLSSLKRAGEDVRLVAKLPVELRLGFASGAEVSFNGKPVDTRPFSTGETARLKLGQ
- the ispG gene encoding flavodoxin-dependent (E)-4-hydroxy-3-methylbut-2-enyl-diphosphate synthase, producing MHCESPIKRRVSRQIMVGSVPVGGDAPIAVQSMTNTDTCDVAATVGQIRRLEDAGADIVRVSVPDMDAAEAFGKIKQQVRVPLVADIHFDYQIALRVAELGVDCLRINPGNIGREDRVKAVVEAARDRGIPIRIGVNAGSLEKDLQKKYGEPTPEALVESALRHVEHLDRLNFPDFKVSVKASDVFMAVAAYRLLATQIEQPLHLGITEAGGLRSGTVKSAVGLGMLLAEGIGDTIRISLAADPVEEIKVGYDILKSLRLRSRGINFIACPSCSRQNFDVVKTMNELEGRLEDLLVPLDVAVIGCVVNGPGEAKEAHIGLTGGTPSNLIYLDGKPALKLGNENLAAELEKLIRQKAAEKLAADAALIVRS
- the fdx gene encoding ISC system 2Fe-2S type ferredoxin; translated protein: MPQIIFLPNAEHCPEGAVFEAEPGETVLDAALRNGIHIEHACEKSCACTTCHVVIREGFASLQASDELEDDMLDKAWGLEPNSRLSCQAAVADTDLVVEIPRYTINQVSEGH